The Pelomicrobium methylotrophicum nucleotide sequence CCCATGTCATCGACCGCATCCTCCAGGGTGGTGACACCAGTGGCATCGAGAGCCTGAAATGGATGGACTCGGCTTCGGTGGCGGAGCTCATCCGCAACGAGCACCCTCAAGTCATCGCCACCATTCTGGTGCACTTGGACCGCGATCAAGCGGCCGAAGTGCTGGGGCTACTCAGCGAGCGCCTGCGCAACGACGTGATCTTGCGCATCGCCACCCTGGAAGGCGTGCAGCCGGCTGCGCTCAAAGAGCTGAACGAGGTGCTCGCAAAGCTTCTCTCCGGCAACGCCAGCGTGCGCAAGACGGCGATGGGGGGCGTTCGCGCGGCGGCGGAGATCCTGAACTTCATGCCCACTGCCTACGAGAACGCAGTCATCGAGAGTGTCCGTGAGCACGATGCCGATCTCGCTCAGAAGATTCTGGACGAGATGTTCGTTTTTGAGGATCTACTGGAAATCGATGACCGTGGCATTCAGCTCCTGCTGCGGGAGGTCCAGTCCGAGTCGCTCATTGTGGCCCTGAAAGGGGCCTCCGACGCCCTCAAGGAGAAGATCTTCAAGAACATGTCGCAACGAGCGGCGGAGATGCTGCGGGAAGATCTGGAAGCCAAGGGCCCGGTGCGGGTCTCCGAAGTGGAGGCCGAGCAGAAAGAAATTTTGAAGATCGTGCGCCGGCTCGCCGACACCGGCCAGCTGGTGCTGGGCGGAGGCGGCGAGGACGCGTACATCTAAGCTGGCATCGCCGCTCAAGACAGCGGGCGGCAAAGGAGAAAGAAAGTTGGAAAACCTCAAGCGCACAGAAAGGCCGGCGATGGCCGCTGCCGGGACCAGGGTCACGCCCGGGCGGATTTCCCCGCCGCTCTGCGGCTGGCGCCGTCCCTCCCGAGCTGTCCGGCAGCACGTTGTGGCTCGCTGAGATACGCCATGTCAGGCATCATTCCCAAGGAACGGTTGTCCGCCTTCCAGCGCTGGGAACTCGGCCACTTCAACGAGGCCCGCACCGAGGATCCTCCCGTGAAACTGCCCACTGCCGAGGAGCTGGAGCGTCTGCACCAGAGTGCCCGGGACGAGGGCTACGCGGCGGGGTACGCGGAAGGCCGGAATGACGTCCGTGCCCACGCCGAGCGGCTTAAGGCTCTCGGCGACGCATGGGCCGGCGCGCTCGCCCGCTTTGACGAGGAAGTGGCGGAGGCGCTCACTCGGCTCGCCCTGGACATCGCCTCCCAGGTCGTGCGGGCGGCGCTCACGGTGCGCCCGGAGCTCGTCACCGCCGTGGTGAAGGAGGCGATCGCAAGTCTGCCTCACCCGGGCGGGCACCCGCGGCTCCTGCTGCACCCCGACGACGCCGCCCTGGTACGCGCCCACCTGGGGAACGAGCTGGATCACGGCGGCTGGAAAGTGGTGGAGGACCCCGCCATCGAGCGCGGCGGCTGCCGGGTGGAGAGCGCGGCGACCTCCGTGGACGCCACCCTCGCCACCCGCTGGGAGCGCGTGGCAGCGGCCCTTCAAGACGAAAAAGCATGGAGCCAATGAAGAACATTCACGGCCAGCGCTGGCGGGCGCGGCTCGAGGAGCGCGCGCAGGCGGTGGCCCACTCGCAGCCGCTGCTCGTCTGCGGGCGGCTTACCCGCGTGGCCGGCCTGGTCATGGAAGCGGTCGGCCTGCGCCTTGCCGTGGGCAGCGGCTGTCGGGTACTGCTTCCCAACGGCGCCACCGTGGAAGCCGAAGTGGTCGGATTCAACGGCGATAAGCTGTACCTTATGCCCGCCGGCGACGTCCACGGGCTCACTCCGGGGGCGACGGTGGTGCCCAACGAGATGCCGCTGTCATTGCGGCGGCCCGGCGGTGGCCGCCAATTCCTGCGCCGCGCCACCGACCGGGCACGCCTGGTGCCGGTGGGCGATGGACTCCTGGGCCGGGTGCTGGACGGCGTGGGTCAGCCCCTGGACGGGCTGGGGCCCCTCACCGACGTGCACGCAGCGCCCCTCCACACCCGCCCCTACAACCCCCTGGATCGGGCCCCCATCACCGAGCCCTTGGACGTGGGCGTGCGCGCCATCAACGGGCTGCTCACGGTGGGCCGGGGGCAGCGCATGGGACTGTTCGCGGGCAGCGGCGTGGGCAAGAGCGTGTTGCTCGGCATGATGGCCCGCTACACCAGCGCGGACGTCACGGTGGTGGGCCTGATCGGCGAGCGCGGCCGCGAAGTGAAGGAATTCATCGAATCTATCCTGGGGACCGAGGGGCTGAAGCGCTCGGTCGTGGTGGCCGCACCCGCCGATACTTCGCCCTTGATGCGGCTCCAGGGCGCCGCCTACGCCACCGCCATCGCCGAGCATTTCCGCGACCGCGGCCGCTCGGTGCTGCTCATCATGGACTCCCTCACCCGCTACGCCATGGCAAGCCGGGAGATCGCGCTGGCCATCGGTGAGCCCCCCGCCACCAAAGGCTATCCGCCCTCGGTGTTCGCGCGGCTGCCGCAGCTCGTGGAACGGGCCGGCAACGGCCCCCCAGGCGGCGGCTCCATCACCGCCTTCTACACCGTGCTCACCGAGGGCGACGATCCCCAGGACCCCATCGCGGACGCAGCCCGGGCGATCCTGGACGGCCATGTGGTCCTATCGCGTTTTCTCGCCGACGCCGGCCACTATCCGGCGATCGACATCGAGGCCTCCATCAGCCGGGCCATGACGAACCTGATGACGATGGAACAGCTCGAGCGCGTGCGCCGCTTCAAGGCCCTCTACGCCCGCTATCAGCGTTCCCGGGACCTGATCAGCGTAGGCGCCTACCATCCGGGCAGCGACACACTCCTCGATCGAGCCATCGCGCTCTACCCGCGGATGGAGGCCTACTTGCAGCAGGACATGAATCAGCGCGTCGACCATGCCGAAAGCATGCGCGCCCTGGAGCAATTGCTTCTTTCTGCCGATGACGGAAGCGCAACGAAGGAGAACACTGGATGACCCGACATTCCCTCAGGACGCTCATCGAACTGGCCCGCGCCCGCACCGACGAGGCCGCCCGCCAACTCGGCCGGCTGACCGCGCAGGAACGGGCGGTGGAGGAGCGGCTTAAGCTACTCACTGCCTACCGCGCCCAATACCAGAGCCGGCTGATGACCTCGGTGCGCGAGGGATTGTCCTACGCGGCGTTGCAGAACTACCGGGCGTTCATGGACACCTTGGACCGGGCGATCGCCCAATGCCGCGACCAGCTCGCCGCTGCCCGCGCCCGTCGGCAGGCGGGCCAGGCCCAGTGGCACGACAAACGGCGGGAGCTCAAGTCGTTCGAGACGCTCGACGAGCGCGCGCGCCGCGTTGAGCAGGCGAAGAACGCCCGTGCCGAGCAGCGCCAGCTCGACGAGCGGGCTGCGCGCGCCTTGATTTTCCCGTCGACCGACCCCACGGAATGAGGTGGCGGCCGGCAATCAACCGAAAGGACCCGACCATGGAAACCGCATCGATCCTTCCCTCGCTGCCCGCCGCACGCGAGCCGGGAACGCCTGCCAGCGCCCCGGAAGAAACCTTAAACGGCGCGGAACCGTTCGGTGCCGTCCTGGCGCGCCAGCTCCAACTGGATTCGCACATCGCAGTCGTACCCTCGGCGCCCGACTCCGACACCGAGGCGGGCGATGAAACGGCCGCGACACAGCCTGCATTCGAAAACGTGGTACGGCTTGAGCCTGCTTGGTCCTTGGCCACTCCTGAGGCGTCGCTCGGCGTGCCCGCCGCGCAGACAACCGCCGAGCCCAAGTCTCCCCTGCCCCTGGTGATTCCGGACCGAACACCGTCCCCGGTGCGGCTGGAGGCGGATGCGCGCGCCGACACCCGCGCCCTGCAGCTTCAGACAGCGATCGATGGAACGCTGACGCCCGCTTCGGGTGCGCTTCCCGGCAACATCGTCGGGGTTTCGCCTTCGCCAGGCATCGCCCTGCAAGCGCCGGAAATGCGTCCCTTGCCGGCGCCGACCCGCCTCGCTGAGACGACTGAGACGATCCTGGCGCCTGCCCAAGGCGCGCCCCAAGCAGCGCCCGCCGCGCCGACTCCGGCCTCCGCCCTGCCGGTCCCGCCATCGGTCGGCTCGCCCAGGTTCGCGGAGGATTTTTCACGTCAAATCGTGTGGATTGCGGCTCGTCAATTGCAGCAAGCGGAGCTGCGCCTGGATCCACCTGAGTTGGGTCCAGTGCGAGTGACGCTTCAGTTGCGCGACGACCAAGCGAGCGCCGTATTCTCCGCGCTGCACCCTCAGACCCGGGACGCGATCGAGGCTGCGCTGCCCCGGCTTAAGGAAATGATGGCTGAAGCCGGCATCCAGCTCGGCAGCGCCACGGTGAGCGGCGAAGGCTTCACCGGCGAGCGTGAATTCGCCCGCTCCGACCACTCGTCTCAACGCCTCCCGGCCCTTTTCTCGGCCTCCGACGCCCCTTCAGTGCCCATCCGCCGAGCCCAAGGCCTGGTGGATCTCTTCGCCTGAATCAGCGTCGCGCAGGCTAAAGTTCCGGCCCTGCGTTGCCGTTAACAACGAAGCGGCGACGCAGAGCATTCCCAATCCTGGAGATGGCGCCCAAAGGGTGCGCTATTCCGGGCATCGTGCCGCCGTATCGATCCCCATAATCCCATCAGCGAAAGGCTCGAAGACACAGCGATGGCCAAGTCGACCGAGATCGGCACCACACAAGGCGCGAAACCCAAGCGCATGAAGCTTTGGCCGCTCATCATCGCCGCCGTTGCCCTGCTGGCGGGCGGCGGTGCCGCCACTTGGTATTTCACCGTCCACCAGGAAGCCACCGCCGCCGAGGCGCCCAGGCCCAAGCCGCCCATCTTCATCGCCCTGGAACCCTTCACCGTCAACCTCCAACCGGGCGGGGGCGCCCAATATCTGCAAACGACAGTGGTCCTGAAGACCGTGGAGCCGGAGGCCGAAGCGGCGATCAAGGCCCATATGCCGGTGGTGCGGGACCGCATTCTTCGGGTGCTGTCCAGCAAGCGCGGCGACGAGCTTCTCACCGTCGAGGGCAAGGAGAAGCTGGCGGCCGAGATCGCCCAATCGGTCACCGCCCCATTCGACGGCACCAGGCCGCAGCCGGTGGAAGGGGTCCTCTTCACTTCGTTTGTCATTCAGTGAAGCCATGGCCAGGGAATTCCTGTCCCAGGAAGAAGTCGACGCCCTGCTCAAGGGTGTGACCGGCGAGACCGAGGACGAGCCGCCGCCACCCGAACCTTCGGGGGTGCGTCCCTATAACCTGGCGAAGCAGGAACGCATCGTCCGCGGTCGCATGCCGACGCTCGAGATCATCAACGAGCGCCTGGCGCGGCAGCTGCGGCTGGTGATCTTCAACTTCATCCGCCGCACCGCGGAGATCACCGCCGGGCCGGTACGGGTGGTGAAGTACAGCGAGTTCATTCGCAACCTGGCCGTGCCCACCAACCTCAACTTGGTACAGGTCAAACCCCTGCGCGGCATGGCGCTGTTCGTGTTCGATCCGAACCTCGTGTTCCTGGTGATCGACAACCTCTTCGGCGGCGACGGCCGCTTCCATACCCGAGTCGAGGGGCGCGACTTCACCCCGACCGAGCAGCGCATCATCCAGCGGCTGCTTGAGCTCGTGTTCGAGGAGTACGAAAAAGCCTGGCGGCCAGTGCACTCCTTAAGCTTCGAGTTCGTGCGCTCAGAGATGCTCCCCCAGTTCGCCAACATTGCCACCCCCAACGAGGTGGTGGTGGCCACCACCTTCCGTATCGAGCTGGGCAACGGCGGTGGCGAGCTGCACATCTGCATGCCCTACGCCATGCTGGAGCCCATTCGGGAGAAAATCTACAGCGCAACCCATGGCGAGCAGCTCGACGTGGATAAGCGTTGGGTGCAGCTCCTGTCGCAGCAGGTGAAGCTCGCGGAAGTGGAGCTGGTGGCCAGCCTGGCCCACACCACCATGAAGCTGGAGCAAATCCTGGCCCTGCGCGAAGGCGATGTGATACCGCTGGACATTCCGCCCACCATTGTCGCTACGGTAGACGGCGTGCCGGTCATGGAATGCCGTTACGGGGTTTCCAACGGTCAGTACGCGTTGCGGGTCGAGCGCTTGATCTCGCCCGCAGAAGCCGCTTGATGGAGGAAGTCATGTCCACCCTGAAAGATACCGACAACGTGGTGAGCGACGACGACTGGGCGGCCGCCATGGCCGAGCAGCAGGCTGGCACCGCTGCGGCCGAGCCGGCGCCGGCAGGCGAAAAACTGTTCGAACGCTTTTCCGGCGGCGCGCTTGCCACCGCCCGCAACGATCTGGACCTGATCCTGGATATCCCAGTCCAGCTCACCGTGGAGCTGGGCCGCACCAAAATCGCCATCAAGAACTTGCTGCAACTCGCACAAGGATCGGTGGTGGAATTGGACGGCCTTGCGGGCGAGCCCATGGACGTGCTGGTCAACGGCTGCCTCATCGCCCAGGGCGAAGTGGTGGTCGTGAACGACAAGTTCGGTATTCGGATCACCGACATCGTCACACCCAGCGAACGGATCCGCAGGCTCAACCGGTAAACGCCATCGGAAAGCGCGGACAGATCCAGTGAGACCCGAGAAGCGAGCGCTACGAATGAGGAATGAGAAGACCGTGGCCGGACCGCGCACACGTCGAGCCTGGAATCTGAGCGCTGGGACGGTCACATCAAGCTTGGCGCTTCTTGGGGCGCTGGCGCCCGCCGCTGCCGTCGCGCAAGGCGCTATGGCGCCAGCAACAGGCCCTTCTCTGCTGCAAATGGTGCTGGGGCTCGTCGCGGTGCTCGCGTTCATCCTGGGAAGTGCCTGGCTGGCACGCCGGTCGAAACTGTTGTCAGGGACCCGCACCGGGACGCTTCGCGTCGTGGCGGCTGTGGCCGTGGGAACGCGGGAGCGGGTGGTGGTGGTGGAAGTGGCCGATACATGGCTGGTGCTGGGTGTGGCCCCGGGCCGCGTGAACGCGCTTCATACACTGCCTTCACAGCCCATACCGCCCCATGCCTCCGCTACGGATAACGGCAAGTTTGCCGCCTGGCTTAAGCGCTTCGTGGAACACGACCGTGAAAGCTAGTCGCCTGATCGCCGCCAGCGCCAGCGCGCTCGCCCTTGCCGCCCTGCCAGCCGCCGCCCAGCAGGCTGGGTTGCCTGCGCTTACCGCCAGTCCCGCTCCAGGAGGCGGCCAGACTTACACGCTCTCGCTGCAGACCCTGCTCCTGCTCACCAGCCTGTCGTTCCTGCCGGCAGCGCTGCTCATGATGACAAGCTTCACCCGCATCATCATTGTGCTGTCCCTGCTGCGCCAAGCGCTGGGCACGATGGCCTCGCCGCCCAACCAGGTGCTCATTGGACTCGCCCTGTTCCTCACCTTGTTCGTGATGTCTCCGGTGCTGGAAAAGATCCACGCCGAAGCCTACGTGCCTTACGCCGACAACCAGATCACCTTCGAGGAGGCCGTCGCCCGCGCCAGTAGGCCGCTCAAGCAGTTCATGCTGAAGCAAACGCGGGAATCGGACCTGGCGCTTTTCGTCCGCATCTCGGGCACGGGCGAGTTGAAAGGCCCTGAAGAGGTGCCGATGAAAGTGTTGATTCCCGCCTACGTCACCAGCGAGCTCAAGACCGCGTTCCAGATCGGATTCGTAGTGTTCATCCCGTTCCTCATCATCGACATGGTGGTGGCAAGCGTCCTGATGTCCATGGGCATGATGATGGTCTCTCCCGTCATCGTGGCGCTGCCGTTCAAGCTGATGCTGTTCGTGCTGGTGGACGGCTGGCACTTGCTGATCGGTTCGCTGGTGCAAAGCTTCAGCGTATGATCGTGGTACGTGAAACGGAGATAGACGATGACGCCCGAATCCGTCATGACCCTCGCCCGCCAGGCCATCGAGCTGACCATCCTGGTCTCAGCCCCGCTGCTGCTGGCAGCGCTGGCCACAGGCCTCGTGATCAGCATCTTCCAGGCAGCGACCCAGATCAACGAGATGACCCTGTCCTTCATTCCGAAGCTGCTGGCGATCCTGGCGGCCATGGCCCTCGCCGGCCCGTGGATGCTGACTTTGCTGACCGACTACATGCGACGGCTGTTCGAGGCGATTCCCAGCCTCATTGGGTGAACAGAACAAAAAGCCGGTCGCGGTCGACGGCCCGTCATCCCGCCCGCTCTCACGATTCACCCTTCCATGCTCTCGGTCACTGACGCCCAGCTGAATGCATGGCTTGCTGCCTTTCTGTGGCCTCTGGCGCGGGTGCTGGGGCTGCTGATGGTGGCGCCGGTGCTGAGCACGGCGCCGGCACGAGTCCGCATCGGTCTCGGCGTGGTGGCAACGCTGGCCATCGCGCCGATGGCGGGTACGATGCCCGAGGCGGCCGTCGGCTCGCTGCAGGGTCTGCTGATCCTGGCGCAGGAAGTGGCCGTGGGCGCGGCCATGGGATTTGCCGTGCGCTTGACCTTCGCTGCACTGCAGGTCGCCGGTGACCTCGCGGGCCTGCAGATGGGCCTCGGTTTTGCCACCTTCTTCGATCCCCAGAGCTCAGGCCAGACACCGGTGATGGCCCAGTTCGTGGAGTTGGCCGGCGTGCTGCTGTTCCTGGCGATAAACGGTCACCTGATGATGATGGCGGCCTTGGCCCAGAGCTTCCAGGTGTTGCCCGTGGGTGCCGCCCTTGCGCCGGGCAGTTGGCGGACGCTGGCGGAGCTCGGCACCGGCGTGTTCTCCCTGGGTGTCCTGCTGGCGCTGCCAGTGGTCGGGCCGCTGCTGGTGGTCAACGTGGTGCTGGGGGTCCTTTCCCGCGCCGCACCCCAGCTCAACATTTTCGCCGTGGGTTTCCCGATGACGCTGATGGCGGGGTTCGTGGCGTTGGCGGTGACGCTGCCTTACTTGGCGCCGGTGCTGGACCGGGCCTTTACTGAAGCCATCGGCAGCATGGTGCTGTCCGTGGCGCCATCCCGTTGAGCGA carries:
- the fliN gene encoding flagellar motor switch protein FliN, with the protein product MSTLKDTDNVVSDDDWAAAMAEQQAGTAAAEPAPAGEKLFERFSGGALATARNDLDLILDIPVQLTVELGRTKIAIKNLLQLAQGSVVELDGLAGEPMDVLVNGCLIAQGEVVVVNDKFGIRITDIVTPSERIRRLNR
- the fliJ gene encoding flagellar export protein FliJ, with the protein product MTRHSLRTLIELARARTDEAARQLGRLTAQERAVEERLKLLTAYRAQYQSRLMTSVREGLSYAALQNYRAFMDTLDRAIAQCRDQLAAARARRQAGQAQWHDKRRELKSFETLDERARRVEQAKNARAEQRQLDERAARALIFPSTDPTE
- the fliP gene encoding flagellar type III secretion system pore protein FliP (The bacterial flagellar biogenesis protein FliP forms a type III secretion system (T3SS)-type pore required for flagellar assembly.), giving the protein MPPLRITASLPPGLSASWNTTVKASRLIAASASALALAALPAAAQQAGLPALTASPAPGGGQTYTLSLQTLLLLTSLSFLPAALLMMTSFTRIIIVLSLLRQALGTMASPPNQVLIGLALFLTLFVMSPVLEKIHAEAYVPYADNQITFEEAVARASRPLKQFMLKQTRESDLALFVRISGTGELKGPEEVPMKVLIPAYVTSELKTAFQIGFVVFIPFLIIDMVVASVLMSMGMMMVSPVIVALPFKLMLFVLVDGWHLLIGSLVQSFSV
- the fliO gene encoding flagellar biosynthetic protein FliO, with the protein product MAPATGPSLLQMVLGLVAVLAFILGSAWLARRSKLLSGTRTGTLRVVAAVAVGTRERVVVVEVADTWLVLGVAPGRVNALHTLPSQPIPPHASATDNGKFAAWLKRFVEHDRES
- the fliM gene encoding flagellar motor switch protein FliM; the protein is MAREFLSQEEVDALLKGVTGETEDEPPPPEPSGVRPYNLAKQERIVRGRMPTLEIINERLARQLRLVIFNFIRRTAEITAGPVRVVKYSEFIRNLAVPTNLNLVQVKPLRGMALFVFDPNLVFLVIDNLFGGDGRFHTRVEGRDFTPTEQRIIQRLLELVFEEYEKAWRPVHSLSFEFVRSEMLPQFANIATPNEVVVATTFRIELGNGGGELHICMPYAMLEPIREKIYSATHGEQLDVDKRWVQLLSQQVKLAEVELVASLAHTTMKLEQILALREGDVIPLDIPPTIVATVDGVPVMECRYGVSNGQYALRVERLISPAEAA
- the fliR gene encoding flagellar biosynthetic protein FliR, whose translation is MLSVTDAQLNAWLAAFLWPLARVLGLLMVAPVLSTAPARVRIGLGVVATLAIAPMAGTMPEAAVGSLQGLLILAQEVAVGAAMGFAVRLTFAALQVAGDLAGLQMGLGFATFFDPQSSGQTPVMAQFVELAGVLLFLAINGHLMMMAALAQSFQVLPVGAALAPGSWRTLAELGTGVFSLGVLLALPVVGPLLVVNVVLGVLSRAAPQLNIFAVGFPMTLMAGFVALAVTLPYLAPVLDRAFTEAIGSMVLSVAPSR
- a CDS encoding flagellar assembly protein FliH encodes the protein MSGIIPKERLSAFQRWELGHFNEARTEDPPVKLPTAEELERLHQSARDEGYAAGYAEGRNDVRAHAERLKALGDAWAGALARFDEEVAEALTRLALDIASQVVRAALTVRPELVTAVVKEAIASLPHPGGHPRLLLHPDDAALVRAHLGNELDHGGWKVVEDPAIERGGCRVESAATSVDATLATRWERVAAALQDEKAWSQ
- the fliG gene encoding flagellar motor switch protein FliG, with the translated sequence MKDEGLEKSAILLLSLGEDEAAQVLKYLSPREVQKLGAAMARLKSVPRERVDTVLEEFRQKAEDHSTLGLAADDYIRTVLTKALGDEKAAHVIDRILQGGDTSGIESLKWMDSASVAELIRNEHPQVIATILVHLDRDQAAEVLGLLSERLRNDVILRIATLEGVQPAALKELNEVLAKLLSGNASVRKTAMGGVRAAAEILNFMPTAYENAVIESVREHDADLAQKILDEMFVFEDLLEIDDRGIQLLLREVQSESLIVALKGASDALKEKIFKNMSQRAAEMLREDLEAKGPVRVSEVEAEQKEILKIVRRLADTGQLVLGGGGEDAYI
- the fliQ gene encoding flagellar biosynthesis protein FliQ, whose translation is MTPESVMTLARQAIELTILVSAPLLLAALATGLVISIFQAATQINEMTLSFIPKLLAILAAMALAGPWMLTLLTDYMRRLFEAIPSLIG
- the fliL gene encoding flagellar basal body-associated protein FliL: MAKSTEIGTTQGAKPKRMKLWPLIIAAVALLAGGGAATWYFTVHQEATAAEAPRPKPPIFIALEPFTVNLQPGGGAQYLQTTVVLKTVEPEAEAAIKAHMPVVRDRILRVLSSKRGDELLTVEGKEKLAAEIAQSVTAPFDGTRPQPVEGVLFTSFVIQ
- the fliI gene encoding flagellar protein export ATPase FliI, yielding MEPMKNIHGQRWRARLEERAQAVAHSQPLLVCGRLTRVAGLVMEAVGLRLAVGSGCRVLLPNGATVEAEVVGFNGDKLYLMPAGDVHGLTPGATVVPNEMPLSLRRPGGGRQFLRRATDRARLVPVGDGLLGRVLDGVGQPLDGLGPLTDVHAAPLHTRPYNPLDRAPITEPLDVGVRAINGLLTVGRGQRMGLFAGSGVGKSVLLGMMARYTSADVTVVGLIGERGREVKEFIESILGTEGLKRSVVVAAPADTSPLMRLQGAAYATAIAEHFRDRGRSVLLIMDSLTRYAMASREIALAIGEPPATKGYPPSVFARLPQLVERAGNGPPGGGSITAFYTVLTEGDDPQDPIADAARAILDGHVVLSRFLADAGHYPAIDIEASISRAMTNLMTMEQLERVRRFKALYARYQRSRDLISVGAYHPGSDTLLDRAIALYPRMEAYLQQDMNQRVDHAESMRALEQLLLSADDGSATKENTG
- a CDS encoding flagellar hook-length control protein FliK, producing the protein METASILPSLPAAREPGTPASAPEETLNGAEPFGAVLARQLQLDSHIAVVPSAPDSDTEAGDETAATQPAFENVVRLEPAWSLATPEASLGVPAAQTTAEPKSPLPLVIPDRTPSPVRLEADARADTRALQLQTAIDGTLTPASGALPGNIVGVSPSPGIALQAPEMRPLPAPTRLAETTETILAPAQGAPQAAPAAPTPASALPVPPSVGSPRFAEDFSRQIVWIAARQLQQAELRLDPPELGPVRVTLQLRDDQASAVFSALHPQTRDAIEAALPRLKEMMAEAGIQLGSATVSGEGFTGEREFARSDHSSQRLPALFSASDAPSVPIRRAQGLVDLFA